The following proteins come from a genomic window of Pectobacterium actinidiae:
- the metF gene encoding methylenetetrahydrofolate reductase encodes MSFFHANQREALNQSLAELQGRINVSFEFFPPRTSDMEETLWSSIDRLSSLKPKFVSVTYGANSGERDRTHSIIKTIKERTGLEAAPHLTCIDASREQLREIAQDYWESGIRHIVALRGDLPPEGGKPDMYAADLVSLLKDVGDFDISVAAYPEVHPEAKSAQADLINLKHKIDAGANRAITQFFFDVESYLRFRDRCVATGIDVEIVPGILPVSNFKQLQRFATMTNVRVPNWMTSMFEGLDNDPETRKMVGASIAMDMVKILSREGVKDFHFYTLNRAELSYAICHTLGVRPDVAR; translated from the coding sequence ATGAGCTTTTTTCACGCAAACCAGCGGGAAGCGCTGAATCAAAGTCTGGCGGAATTGCAGGGACGGATTAATGTGTCATTTGAATTTTTCCCGCCACGTACCAGCGATATGGAAGAAACCCTGTGGAGCTCTATCGATCGACTGAGCAGCCTGAAGCCCAAGTTTGTTTCCGTGACCTACGGGGCGAATTCTGGCGAGCGTGACCGTACTCACAGCATTATCAAAACGATTAAAGAGCGTACCGGTCTGGAAGCCGCACCTCACCTGACCTGTATCGACGCTTCGCGTGAACAACTGCGTGAAATCGCTCAGGACTACTGGGAGAGTGGCATCCGCCACATTGTTGCATTGCGCGGCGATTTGCCTCCTGAAGGTGGCAAACCGGACATGTACGCGGCGGATCTGGTTTCCCTGCTGAAAGACGTCGGTGATTTCGATATTTCCGTTGCCGCCTATCCTGAGGTACACCCTGAAGCGAAAAGTGCACAGGCTGACTTGATTAACCTGAAACACAAGATTGATGCTGGCGCGAACCGTGCGATCACACAGTTCTTTTTCGACGTGGAAAGCTATCTGCGATTCCGTGACCGCTGCGTGGCGACAGGCATCGATGTGGAAATTGTGCCGGGCATTCTGCCCGTATCGAATTTCAAACAGCTGCAACGTTTTGCCACGATGACCAATGTCCGTGTGCCAAACTGGATGACAAGCATGTTTGAAGGTCTGGATAACGATCCCGAAACTCGCAAAATGGTGGGGGCGTCTATCGCTATGGACATGGTGAAAATTCTGAGCCGTGAAGGGGTAA